One Denticeps clupeoides unplaced genomic scaffold, fDenClu1.1, whole genome shotgun sequence DNA window includes the following coding sequences:
- the LOC114782609 gene encoding uncharacterized protein LOC114782609, which yields MQEESCSSTMTSMCFSAVVLFVALSLSDATENPTTPSPMMTLPTTFTTKTLSQPVSQSEPDLNSTLSTVPSQTINQSESSSTPSAAESQPTVSSTTYVLSTFNKISTLRPSQTASGGLIILFFLILTITVLFLLLFILRKKSRSFSFDLTSPEYDQTCDTPLQEQFQPKNTDASSRPELLLDDCGPVSTQLANGSSAAVEAASQTGCNKEVGVAESLGSEDGFHLDLLSPAADTELTLDLDLCNALSTGNPVEQEEQLNENNNNLAVMGPADLSIAVEEDFTEISLN from the exons ATGCAGGAAGAGAGCTGCAGCAGCACCATGACCTCGATGTGCTTCTCTGCTGTTG TTCTGTTTGTAGCTTTGAGTCTCTCAGATGCTACTGAGAACCCGACCACACCCAGTCCCATGATGACACTGCCAACCACATTCACAACCAAAACTCTCTCGCAgcctgtcagccaatcagagcccgATCTCAACAGCACTCTGAGCACAGTACCATCGCAAACCATCAACCAATCAGAGTCTAGCTCCACCCCCTCAGCTGCAGAGAGCCAGCCTACTGTCAGCAGCACCACCTATGTCTTATCAACCTTCAACAAGATCTCGACTCTCAGGCCATCTCAAACCGCCTCTGGAG GGCTGAtcatcctcttcttcctcatcctcaccatCACTGTACTTTTTCTGCTCCTGTTCATACTGAGGAAAAAGTCCAGG agCTTCTCATTCGATCTCACTTCTCCTGAGTACGATCAAACATGTGATACTCCACTGCAGGAGCAATTTCAACCAAAAAACACAG ATGCGTCCTCCAGGCCAGAGTTGCTGCTGGACGACTGTGGACCAGTGTCTACTCAATTAGCCAATGGGAGTTCGGCAGCGGTGGAGGCAGCTTCACAGACCGGCTGCAATAaggaagtgggcgtggctgaGTCATTGG gctCGGAGGATGGGTTCCATCTTGATCTTTTATCTCCTGCTGCTGACACTGAACTCACTCTGGATCTGGATCTCTGCAACGCGCTGTCAACAGGAAACCCCGTCGAACAAGAGGAGCAGCTCAATGAGAACAACAACAACCTTGCTGTTATGGGCCCGGCTG atttgagCATTGCTGTGGAGGAGGACTTTACTGAAATCAGTCTGAATTAA
- the anapc10 gene encoding anaphase-promoting complex subunit 10 — protein sequence MATPAKTPAGADPKQLERTGCVREIGGQAVWSLSSCKPGFGVDQLRDDNLETYWQSDGSQPHLVNIQFRRKTTVKMLCIYADYKSDESYTPSKISVRVGNNFHNLQEIRQLEMVEPSGWIHIPLSDAANSPIRTFMIQIAVLANHQNGRDTHMRQIKVYTPVEESSVGNFPRCTTVDFMMYRTIR from the exons ATGGCGACTCCCGCAAAGACCCCCGCGGGCGCGGACCCCAAACAGCTGGAGAGAACCGGCTGCGTCCGGGAGATCGGCGGCCAGGCGGTGTGGTCCCTGTCCTCCTGCAAACCTG gGTTCGGTGTGGACCAGTTGAGGGATGATAACCTGGAGACGTACTGGCAGTCAGACGGCTCACAGCCGCACCTGGTTAACATCCAGTTCAG gAGGAAGACTACAGTGAAGATGCTGTGTATTTATGCTGATTATAAATCTGATGAGAGCTACACACCGAGCAAGATCTCTGTTAGAGTTGGAAACAACTTCCACAACCTGCAGGAAATCagg CAGTTGGAGATGGTTGAACCCAGTGGCTGGATTCATATTCCACTCAGCGATGCAGCCAACAGTCCCATCAGGACCTTCATGATCCAAATTGCAGTTCTGGCCAATCACCAGAATGGACGTGACACACACATGCGTCAAATAAAAGTCTATACCCCAGTGGAGGAGAGCTCAGTCGGGAACTTCCCAAGATGCACCACGGTGGACTTTATGATGTATCGCACCATCAGATGA